From the genome of Pseudomonas sp. FP453:
CGGTAAGTGCGCAACGCTTGGCCATCGACAAAGGCATGGGACAAGGCCGCCAGCAGTTGCTCGCGGTTGGCGCCCATCAGCTTGGCGGTGACGGCGGTGGAGGCGACTTTCACCAGCAGCACGTGGTCGAGGCCGACGCGGTTGAACGAGTTTTCCAGGGCAATCACGCCCTGGATTTCGTGGGCCATGATCATCGCGTCCAGCACCGCGCGCACGGTCAGCGGCGCGTCGCCGTTGGCCACGCGCTTTTGCGAGAGGTGGTCGGCCACGGCGAGGATGCCGCCGAGGTTATCCGAAGGGTGGCCCCATTCGGCGGCGAGCCAGGTGTCGTTGTAGTCGAGCCAGCGCACGATGCAGCCGATGTCCCAGGCGGCCTTGACCGGGTCGAGTCGGAACGAAGTGCCCGGCACCCGTGCGCCGAACGGCACTACCGTGCCTTCGACAATCGGCCCCAGGTGCTTGGTGCACTCGGGGAAACGCAGGGCCAGCAGGCCGCAACCCAGGGTGTCCATCAGGCAGTTGCGGGCCGTGTCCAGCGCGGCCGGGGAGTCGATCCGGTAGTTGAGGACGTAGTCGGCGATGTCCTGCAAGACCTGGTCGTAGTCGGGGCGGTGGTTCTGGTCGACGTTGGCGCTCATGGCAGTACTCCAAGAATGGGTTGGGGTTGGTCCTCGGGCTCACGGTTAATCGGGTTTTGGCCGGTCTGGTTGCCTGCCTTGGAATAGAGATCCCTTGTGGGAGCGGGCAAGCCCGCTCCCACAGGGTTAGTGTGATGTTTTAGAAGGCATCGCCGGGAATGCGCACAAAGCCCTCCATCAACACCCGCGCACTTCGGCTCATGATGGCCTTCTTCACCACCCACTCACCGTTGACTTCACTGGCCTCGGCGCCCACCCGCAACGTGCCGGACGGATGGCCGAAGCGCACCGCATTACGCTCCACACCACCGGCCGCCAGGTTGACCAAGGTCCCGGAAATCGCCGCCGCCGTGCCAATCGCCACCGCTGCCGTGCCCATCATCGCGTGGTGCAGCTTGCCCATGGACAGCGCGCGCACCAGCAAGTCCACATCAGCGGCCTTGATCGCCTTGCCGCTGGAGGCCACGTAGTCCGCAGGCTTGGCAACAAACGCGACTTTCGGCGTGTGCTGGCGCTGGGCGGCTTCGTCCAGGTGCTTGATCAGGCCCATGCGCAGCGCGCCGTAGGCGCGCACGGTTTCGAACATCGCCAGGGCCTTGGGGTCGCTGTTGATCGCGCCTTGCAACTCGGTACCGGTGTAGCCGAGGTCTTCGGCGTTGATAAAAATGGTCGGGATGCCGGCGTTGATCAGCGTCGCCTTGAAGGTGCCGACGCCGGGTACTTCGAGGTCATCCACCAGGTTGCCGGTAGGAAACATCGAACCGCCACCGCCCTCTTCTTCCGCCGCCGGGTCCATGAATTCCAACTGCACTTCAGCGGCCGGAAAGGTCACGCCGTCCAGCTCAAAGTCGCCGGTTTCCTGCACCGCACCGTCGGTGATCGGCACGTGGGCGATGATGGTCTTGCCGATATTGGCCTGCCACACCCGCACCACGGCCACGCCGTTGTGGGGGATGCGGGACGAATCGA
Proteins encoded in this window:
- the prpF gene encoding 2-methylaconitate cis-trans isomerase PrpF, which translates into the protein MAHAAQIKIPATYMRGGTSKGVFFSLTDLPAVAQVPGAARDALLLRVIGSPDPYDKQIDGMGGATSSTSKTVILAKSTRADHDVDYLFGQVSIDKPFVDWSGNCGNLSAAVGSFAVSAGLVDSSRIPHNGVAVVRVWQANIGKTIIAHVPITDGAVQETGDFELDGVTFPAAEVQLEFMDPAAEEEGGGGSMFPTGNLVDDLEVPGVGTFKATLINAGIPTIFINAEDLGYTGTELQGAINSDPKALAMFETVRAYGALRMGLIKHLDEAAQRQHTPKVAFVAKPADYVASSGKAIKAADVDLLVRALSMGKLHHAMMGTAAVAIGTAAAISGTLVNLAAGGVERNAVRFGHPSGTLRVGAEASEVNGEWVVKKAIMSRSARVLMEGFVRIPGDAF